Proteins encoded within one genomic window of Anastrepha ludens isolate Willacy chromosome 4, idAnaLude1.1, whole genome shotgun sequence:
- the LOC128859602 gene encoding N-alpha-acetyltransferase 60, producing the protein MAHFTWYNKHNLPQSSVSRADIEHHVPLCSITDVQLRFLVPDDLTEVRTLCQDWFPIDYPLSWYEDITSSSRFFALAAVYNLTIIGLIVAEIKPYKNLNKEDKGILPDSMGRNADIGYILSLGVHRKHRRNGIGSLLLDSLLNHLTTAERHSVKAIFLHVLTTNQPAILFYEKRRFHLHSFLPYYYNIRGKGKDGFTYVTYINGGHQPWTLLDHFKHYASKLRHAGVVFTWISARLRQVVRWICHKTVSRFNFAH; encoded by the exons ATGGCACATTTCACTTG GTACAATAAACACAACCTGCCTCAGTCAAGTGTCAGTCGTGCTGACATCGAGCATCATGTTCCGCTTTGTTCTATCACTGATGTTCAGTTGAGGTTCCTTGTTCCAGACGACTTAACTGAG gtGAGAACATTGTGCCAGGATTGGTTTCCTATTGATTATCCACTGTCATGGTACGAAGATATTACTTCGAGTTCGCGGTTTTTCGCACTTGCAGCTGTTTACAATCTGACGATTATTGGATTAATAGTAGCTGAAATTAAACCATACAAAAATCTAAACAAAGAG GATAAAGGGATTCTACCCGATTCGATGGGACGTAATGCTGATATCGGGTATATACTATCATTAGGGGTGCATCGGAAGCATCGTCGGAACGGAATTGGCTCATTATTATTGGACTCGTTGTTGAATCATTTGACGACCGCCGAACGACATTCAGTGAAAGCAATTTTTCTACACGTGCTAACCACAAACCAACCTGCCATACTATTTTATGAAAAACGAAG ATTTCACCTGCATTCTTTCCTTCCATACTATTACAATATACGAGGGAAAGGGAAAGATGGTTTTACTTATGTCACTTACATCAATGGAGGTCATCAGCCATGGACATTATT AGACCATTTCAAGCATTACGCATCGAAGCTGCGGCACGCTGGTGTAGTTTTCACATGGATTTCGGCGCGCTTGAGGCAAGTTGTGCGTTGGATATGCCATAAAACAGTGTcacgttttaattttgcacaTTAA